Part of the Vagococcus jeotgali genome, AGAAGTATTGGATAGAGTAGCACGGGGTGAGGTAAATCAATCAATTCCTTCGACAACACGCTCCTTAAAACAAATATTTTTTGATAATAGTGTGACTTTGTTTAATTTTATTAACTTGGTTATAGCAGGTTTTATTATTTATACAGGTAGTTATAAAAATTTATTATTTCTTGGTGTTATTATTACTAATACTGCAGTTGGTATTTATCAAGAAATGCGTGCTAAAAAAAATATTGATAAACTTAGCTTATTAAATGAAGCAAAGGTAACTGTTATTAGGGAGTATGAGTACCAAGATATTCCTCAAAATGAGGTTGTTAAAGATGATTTAATTATGCTAAGACGTGGTCAGCAAGTAGTTGTTGATGGTGTGGTAATTGAAACAGAAGGTATGGAGTGTGATGAATCACAGTTAACTGGTGAATCTGATCCAATTATTAAAGTTAATGGTTCTGATATTTTGTCAGGAAGTTTTATAATAAGTGGTCATGGTATCATCCAAGCAGTAAGTGTTGGTGAGAAGAGCTACAGTTACAAACTAAGTATTGAAGCTAAGCAGTCAAAGGGGTTATATAGTGAATTAATTTTTATGATGAAACGCTTGATTCGTATTTTAACAGTTATTATTATTCCTCTTGGGGCTTTGTTGATGTTTACAAGCATCACTAGTGGTGCTTTATTAGATGAGGCTATTTTAGGAAGCACTGCTGCTATTATTGGAATGATTCCAGAAGGGTTAATCCTTTTGACAACTGTAGCCTTGGCTGTTGGTGTTATAAAGTTAAGTAGGCAACAAGTTTTAGTACAGACTATGGGAGCTATTGAGACATTAGCTAGAGTGGATGTACTTTGTCTAGACAAAACAGGCACACTGACAAGTGGAAATTTGAAAGTGGTCGAAGCAGAAGTGATTAATCAAAGTGATCATTCTTTAACAGAGTTTTCTAAATTAGTCAGCTCTATTGTGCATGGGCTTAAAGAAGACAATGCTACAGGAACAGCTTTAATGCAGTATTTTAGAGAAGAAGAAGAAGGATTTATTGTTGTTAGTCAAATTCCTTTCTCTTCAGCTAGAAAATGGAGTGCAATTAAAAATAATGTAGGTGAATCTTTTTATATTGGTGCCCCGGAGTACTTGTTTAAATCCTTTACAGATGCTCAACAAATTAAAATGAAAGAAGCAATGGCTCAAGGGCTTCGGATTTTGGCAGTTGCTAAAAGTAAACAATTTGAATTAAGTCAGGAACTACCAGAGGATTTAGAATTATTAGGTTTTATTTATTTAGAAGATGAAATTAGAAAAGAAGCCCCTGCAACACTAGCTTATTTTAGACGTGAGAAAGTTGATATTTGTATTATTTCAGGAGATCATCCAGAAACTGTCTCACAAATAGCTAAACGAGCTGGAGTTGATAAGACTGGTGTGGCCATTGATATGAGTCAGGTAACAGATCAAGATATTCCTCAAATTGTTAAAGATTACCGAATTTTTGGTCGAGTTTCTCCAGAGCAGAAGAAAAAGCTAGTGATTGCCTTACAAGATGAGTCACATGTTGTGGGGATGACAGGAGACGGGGTCAATGATATTCTAGCATTGAAACAATCTGATTGTAGTATTGTTATGTCTAATGGAAGTGATGCAGCTAAAGGGATTGCAGATTTTGTGTTGCTGGATTCAAACTTTGATTCTTTAATTGGTGTTGTTTCAGAAGGAAGACAAGTCATTAATAACATTCAACGGGTAGCTTCTCTTTATCTAACTAAAACTGTTTATTCTTTATTATTGGCTGCTGTTTATATTTTTCTAAGTTCTGCTTATCCATTTCAACCTATTCAACTAAGTCCGATTAATGCTTTAACAGTAGGTATCCCATCGTTTTTCCTAGCTCTAAG contains:
- a CDS encoding HAD-IC family P-type ATPase; the encoded protein is MSQKKMLPGLTEEEVLDRVARGEVNQSIPSTTRSLKQIFFDNSVTLFNFINLVIAGFIIYTGSYKNLLFLGVIITNTAVGIYQEMRAKKNIDKLSLLNEAKVTVIREYEYQDIPQNEVVKDDLIMLRRGQQVVVDGVVIETEGMECDESQLTGESDPIIKVNGSDILSGSFIISGHGIIQAVSVGEKSYSYKLSIEAKQSKGLYSELIFMMKRLIRILTVIIIPLGALLMFTSITSGALLDEAILGSTAAIIGMIPEGLILLTTVALAVGVIKLSRQQVLVQTMGAIETLARVDVLCLDKTGTLTSGNLKVVEAEVINQSDHSLTEFSKLVSSIVHGLKEDNATGTALMQYFREEEEGFIVVSQIPFSSARKWSAIKNNVGESFYIGAPEYLFKSFTDAQQIKMKEAMAQGLRILAVAKSKQFELSQELPEDLELLGFIYLEDEIRKEAPATLAYFRREKVDICIISGDHPETVSQIAKRAGVDKTGVAIDMSQVTDQDIPQIVKDYRIFGRVSPEQKKKLVIALQDESHVVGMTGDGVNDILALKQSDCSIVMSNGSDAAKGIADFVLLDSNFDSLIGVVSEGRQVINNIQRVASLYLTKTVYSLLLAAVYIFLSSAYPFQPIQLSPINALTVGIPSFFLALRPNTSPIKGKFLRNVLIPPISSGITVVIMTLTIEVWGNIFHWTYPEKSTVTVWLTGFVGFIVLREIAKPLTWKIKTMISVLFVLFISIFIFFGRIFSLVDLFTIKFALVYVPLMIIAVPIFYTIKKGVTWLFDKK